One Microvirga thermotolerans DNA window includes the following coding sequences:
- the gatB gene encoding Asp-tRNA(Asn)/Glu-tRNA(Gln) amidotransferase subunit GatB, giving the protein MNAPVNPKKLIKGATGDWEVVIGMEIHAQVTSQAKLFSGASTAFGGDPNSHVSLVDAAMPGMLPVINEECVRQAIRTGLGLKAQINLRSTFDRKNYFYPDLPQGYQISQYKSPIVGEGKVIVDVPETGETITVGIERLHLEQDAGKSIHDLHPTMSFVDLNRSGVALMEIVSKPDLRSSDEARAYVTKLRTILRYLGTCDGDMEKGNLRADVNVSVRRPGEPFGTRCEIKNVNSIRFIGQAIEVEARRQIGILEDGGVIEQETRLFDPGRGETRSMRSKEEAHDYRYFPDPDLLPLEFDQAYVDELARHLPELPDEKKARFMADYGLPAYDAGVLVAERASADFYEAVAKGRDGKAAANWVINELFGRLNKEGKDIASSPVSADQLGGIIDLIGEGVISGKIAKDLFEIVFTEGGDPRQIVEARGMKQVTDTGAIEKAIDAVIAANPDKVEQTKAKPTLLGWFVGQVIKQTGGKANPQAVNELLKAKLGIE; this is encoded by the coding sequence ATGAACGCTCCGGTCAATCCAAAGAAGCTCATCAAGGGTGCGACAGGCGATTGGGAGGTCGTCATCGGCATGGAGATCCATGCCCAGGTGACGAGCCAGGCCAAGCTGTTCTCCGGGGCGTCCACGGCCTTCGGAGGCGACCCTAACAGCCACGTGTCGCTGGTGGACGCTGCCATGCCCGGCATGCTGCCGGTCATCAACGAGGAATGCGTGCGCCAGGCGATCCGCACCGGCCTGGGCCTGAAGGCGCAGATCAACCTCAGGAGCACCTTCGACCGGAAGAACTATTTCTACCCGGACCTGCCGCAGGGCTACCAGATCAGCCAATACAAGAGCCCCATCGTGGGCGAAGGCAAGGTGATCGTCGACGTGCCGGAAACCGGCGAGACCATCACCGTGGGCATCGAACGCCTCCATCTCGAGCAGGACGCAGGCAAGTCGATCCACGACCTGCACCCGACCATGAGCTTCGTCGACCTCAACCGTTCGGGCGTGGCCCTCATGGAGATCGTCTCCAAGCCGGACCTGCGCTCCTCCGACGAGGCGCGCGCCTACGTGACCAAGCTGCGGACCATCCTGCGCTATCTCGGCACCTGCGACGGCGACATGGAGAAGGGCAACCTTCGCGCCGACGTGAACGTCTCGGTGCGCCGCCCCGGCGAGCCGTTCGGCACCCGCTGCGAGATCAAGAACGTCAACTCCATCCGCTTCATCGGCCAGGCCATCGAGGTGGAGGCGCGCCGCCAGATCGGCATCCTGGAGGACGGCGGCGTCATCGAGCAGGAGACCCGCCTCTTCGATCCCGGCCGGGGCGAGACCCGCTCCATGCGCTCCAAGGAGGAGGCGCACGACTACCGCTACTTCCCCGATCCGGACCTGCTGCCGCTCGAGTTCGACCAGGCCTATGTGGACGAGCTCGCCCGGCACCTGCCCGAACTCCCCGACGAGAAGAAGGCCCGCTTCATGGCCGATTACGGCCTGCCGGCCTACGACGCCGGCGTCCTCGTGGCGGAGCGCGCCTCGGCGGACTTCTACGAGGCCGTGGCCAAGGGCCGGGACGGCAAGGCCGCCGCGAACTGGGTCATCAACGAGCTGTTCGGCCGCCTCAACAAGGAGGGCAAGGACATCGCCTCCTCGCCCGTCTCCGCGGATCAGCTCGGCGGCATCATCGACCTGATCGGCGAGGGGGTCATCTCCGGCAAGATCGCCAAGGACCTGTTCGAGATCGTCTTCACCGAAGGCGGGGACCCGCGCCAGATCGTCGAGGCGCGCGGCATGAAGCAGGTGACCGACACCGGCGCCATCGAGAAGGCCATCGACGCCGTGATCGCCGCCAATCCCGACAAGGTCGAGCAGACCAAGGCCAAGCCGACCCTGCTCGGCTGGTTCGTCGGCCAGGTGATCAAGCAGACCGGCGGCAAGGCGAACCCGCAGGCCGTGAACGAGCTGCTCAAGGCGAAGCTCGGGATCGAGTGA
- a CDS encoding adenylate/guanylate cyclase domain-containing protein, protein MSEDRKLLAILRQSADPQVVDAIERLIDGAPDPELNRINALVFAARHGLDEERTIAAFLHAARLGLFEMSWNVLCPGCGGVLDAGTSLRTVRHEAYSCALCGAGYEPTLDEMVEVTFTVSPRVRRIAAHDPDALPMPDYIRQFFWGSGVDLPDDGRFREILDEIVLDSMELPPGERASLSLQLPSEFIIVFEPITHHAQFIDVKGEPTRERQSLSLVYNGGHARHEPVTLRPGPLRLFLENRTSKRVLPTVWIANDRLHELLGRRRPFLTAKRLLSNQTFRDLYRTDTLDIDQRLRITSLTFLFTDLKGSTELYERVGDLAAYDLVREHFRVLNEIVASEAGAVVKTIGDAVMATFPTPDHALSAALRMREAMRAINEQRGSEDLLLKIGIHEGPCLAVMLNDRQDYFGQTVNIASRVQGLAESRSIFATDAVVEDPQTSQVIAAHGLHPTLQRKALRGTHAEFAVYEIP, encoded by the coding sequence ATGAGTGAAGATCGGAAACTTCTCGCAATCCTCAGACAATCGGCAGATCCCCAGGTCGTCGACGCGATCGAGCGGCTGATCGACGGCGCGCCGGATCCGGAACTGAACCGCATCAACGCCCTCGTCTTCGCGGCCAGGCACGGCCTCGACGAGGAGCGCACCATCGCAGCCTTTCTGCATGCCGCCCGGCTCGGACTCTTCGAGATGTCCTGGAACGTCCTCTGCCCCGGATGTGGAGGCGTGCTCGATGCGGGCACGAGCCTCCGGACCGTGCGGCACGAAGCCTACAGCTGCGCCCTGTGTGGGGCGGGCTACGAGCCGACCCTCGACGAGATGGTGGAGGTGACCTTCACCGTTTCGCCGCGCGTGCGCCGGATCGCCGCCCACGACCCCGATGCCCTGCCCATGCCGGACTACATCAGGCAGTTCTTCTGGGGCTCGGGCGTCGACCTGCCCGACGACGGACGGTTCCGGGAGATCCTCGACGAGATCGTGCTCGATTCCATGGAGCTGCCGCCCGGCGAGAGAGCCTCCCTCTCCCTGCAGCTCCCTTCCGAATTCATCATCGTGTTCGAGCCGATCACCCACCACGCGCAGTTCATCGACGTCAAGGGCGAGCCGACGCGGGAGCGCCAGAGCCTGTCCCTCGTCTACAACGGCGGGCATGCGCGCCACGAGCCGGTGACGCTGCGCCCCGGTCCGCTGCGCCTGTTCCTGGAGAACAGGACGTCGAAGCGGGTGCTCCCCACCGTCTGGATCGCCAATGACCGCCTGCACGAGCTGCTCGGGCGGCGGCGGCCGTTCCTCACGGCCAAGCGCCTTCTGTCGAACCAGACCTTCCGGGACCTGTACCGCACCGACACGCTCGACATCGATCAGCGGCTGAGGATCACCAGCCTCACCTTCCTGTTCACGGACCTGAAGGGCTCGACGGAGCTCTACGAGCGCGTCGGCGATCTCGCCGCCTACGATCTCGTGCGCGAGCATTTCCGTGTCCTGAACGAGATCGTCGCCTCGGAGGCGGGAGCGGTGGTGAAGACCATCGGCGACGCGGTCATGGCGACCTTCCCGACGCCGGACCATGCCCTGTCGGCGGCCCTGCGCATGCGCGAGGCCATGCGCGCCATCAACGAGCAGCGCGGGAGCGAGGACCTTCTGCTCAAGATCGGCATCCACGAGGGCCCCTGCCTCGCCGTGATGCTCAACGACCGCCAGGACTATTTCGGCCAGACGGTGAACATCGCCTCGCGGGTCCAGGGTCTTGCGGAATCCCGCTCCATCTTCGCAACGGATGCCGTCGTGGAGGACCCTCAGACCTCCCAGGTCATCGCGGCGCACGGCCTCCACCCCACGCTCCAGCGCAAGGCCCTGCGCGGGACGCATGCCGAGTTCGCCGTCTACGAAATCCCGTGA
- a CDS encoding DUF4345 domain-containing protein codes for MEKERRLLQQAVAILAILPVAIGLYGVLFGQALTGDAVSISAESHFRFLSALLLGIGLCFWSTVPGIEAKTGRFRLLTLLVAVGGLGRLVGLMLTGLPSLFMLGGLFLELVVTPALCLWQTRVANRYAEEFGVA; via the coding sequence ATGGAAAAGGAACGGCGGCTTCTGCAGCAGGCGGTGGCGATCCTCGCGATCCTGCCGGTGGCCATCGGCCTCTACGGAGTCCTGTTCGGGCAGGCCCTGACGGGGGACGCGGTCAGCATTTCGGCGGAGAGCCATTTCCGCTTCCTGTCCGCCCTCCTCCTCGGCATCGGCCTGTGCTTCTGGAGCACGGTGCCCGGAATCGAGGCGAAGACCGGGCGCTTCCGGCTGCTCACGCTCCTGGTCGCCGTCGGCGGCCTCGGACGGCTCGTCGGGCTGATGCTGACGGGACTGCCCTCGCTCTTCATGCTCGGAGGTCTTTTCCTCGAACTCGTGGTCACGCCTGCCCTGTGCCTGTGGCAGACCCGCGTCGCCAACCGCTACGCGGAGGAATTCGGCGTCGCGTGA
- a CDS encoding glutathione S-transferase family protein, producing MTARFELHGMFVSGPTYKVGLMLSLAGEPFDYVHLNLMEGEHKRPAYLAKQRFGQVPMLVDRSNGRHLCQSAAILEYLADTLGKFGGASLDERLRAREWLYWDFDRLAAPLYRARVIKAGFRPAPAEVLEDCQAAAKTALKVLDTHLAGRDWLVGEGVTVADIDIYGVVAFAGAAGIDLADYPQVAAWAKRVEALPGFQPADALLPKTSREAA from the coding sequence ATGACTGCCCGTTTCGAGCTTCACGGCATGTTCGTCTCCGGCCCGACCTACAAGGTCGGCCTGATGCTCTCCCTTGCCGGGGAGCCCTTCGACTACGTCCACCTCAACCTCATGGAAGGCGAGCACAAGCGCCCGGCCTATCTCGCCAAGCAGCGCTTCGGACAGGTGCCGATGCTGGTGGACCGTTCGAACGGGCGCCACCTCTGCCAGTCGGCGGCGATCCTGGAATACCTTGCCGACACCCTCGGCAAGTTCGGCGGCGCGAGCCTCGACGAGCGCCTGCGGGCGCGCGAATGGCTCTATTGGGATTTCGACCGGCTGGCCGCGCCGCTCTACAGGGCCCGGGTCATCAAGGCAGGCTTCCGCCCGGCGCCGGCGGAGGTCCTCGAGGATTGCCAGGCCGCGGCCAAGACAGCCCTGAAGGTCCTCGACACCCATCTTGCCGGCCGTGACTGGCTGGTCGGCGAGGGCGTGACCGTCGCCGACATCGACATCTACGGCGTCGTGGCCTTCGCCGGCGCTGCGGGAATCGACCTTGCGGACTATCCGCAGGTGGCGGCCTGGGCGAAGCGGGTGGAGGCGCTGCCGGGCTTCCAGCCGGCCGATGCCCTGCTGCCGAAGACCTCGCGCGAGGCGGCATGA
- a CDS encoding GNAT family N-acetyltransferase: MSPASAIAIREAERGDLEAIVRLHEEDELGTHGDAWTPETRPAYEAAFDAIARSPENSLYVALDGEEIVGTFQLTFIPNLTGRGALRVKVESVKVKAARRSGGIGARMMAFAEEEARRRGARMLELTSNKTRRDAHRFYERLGYARSHEGFKKRL; encoded by the coding sequence ATGAGCCCCGCGAGCGCGATCGCGATCCGCGAGGCCGAGCGCGGCGACCTGGAGGCCATCGTCCGCCTGCACGAGGAGGATGAGCTCGGCACCCATGGCGACGCATGGACGCCGGAGACCCGCCCGGCCTACGAGGCCGCCTTCGACGCGATCGCGCGAAGCCCCGAGAACAGCCTCTACGTCGCCCTGGACGGGGAGGAGATCGTCGGGACCTTCCAGCTCACCTTCATCCCCAACCTGACGGGCCGCGGCGCCCTGCGGGTGAAGGTCGAGAGCGTGAAGGTGAAGGCCGCCCGCCGCTCCGGCGGCATCGGCGCGCGGATGATGGCCTTCGCCGAGGAGGAGGCCCGCCGCCGGGGCGCGCGCATGCTGGAGCTCACGTCCAACAAGACCCGCAGGGACGCCCACCGCTTCTACGAGCGCCTGGGCTACGCGCGCAGCCACGAAGGGTTCAAGAAGAGGCTTTGA
- a CDS encoding glutathione S-transferase N-terminal domain-containing protein has protein sequence MAAAAQQPIELYYWPTPNGWKITIMLEETGLPYRVHPVNIGKGDQFKPEFLAISPNNKMPAIVDPDGPDGKPISVFESGAILQYLGRKTGRFYPADERRRVEVDQWLFWQMGGFGPMLGQTHHFRIYAPEKVPYAIERYTNEANRLYGVLDKRLADREFVAGEYSIADMAIAPWAKLWERQGQNIDDFPNVKRWLAAVLARPAVARGIAVSSEDREKTDLKDPAVQAVLFGQKAR, from the coding sequence ATGGCGGCCGCCGCCCAACAACCGATCGAACTCTATTACTGGCCGACTCCGAACGGGTGGAAGATCACCATCATGCTGGAGGAGACGGGGCTTCCCTACAGGGTCCATCCGGTGAACATCGGCAAGGGGGACCAGTTCAAGCCCGAGTTCCTGGCGATCTCGCCCAACAACAAGATGCCCGCCATCGTCGATCCCGACGGCCCTGACGGAAAGCCGATCTCCGTCTTCGAGTCCGGCGCGATCCTGCAGTATCTCGGCCGCAAGACCGGCCGGTTCTATCCGGCCGACGAGCGCCGCCGCGTCGAGGTCGACCAGTGGCTGTTCTGGCAGATGGGCGGCTTCGGCCCCATGCTCGGCCAGACGCACCATTTCCGAATCTACGCGCCCGAGAAGGTGCCCTACGCCATCGAGCGCTACACCAACGAGGCCAACCGCCTCTACGGCGTTCTCGACAAGCGCCTGGCGGATCGGGAATTCGTGGCGGGCGAGTATTCCATCGCCGACATGGCCATCGCGCCCTGGGCGAAGCTGTGGGAACGGCAGGGCCAGAACATCGACGACTTCCCGAACGTGAAGCGCTGGCTCGCCGCGGTGCTGGCGCGCCCCGCCGTCGCCCGGGGCATCGCCGTCAGCTCCGAGGACCGGGAGAAGACCGACCTCAAGGACCCCGCCGTCCAGGCGGTCCTGTTCGGGCAGAAGGCCCGGTAG
- a CDS encoding DUF2147 domain-containing protein translates to MKPAVLAATLGLAVLAGPALAQSADPSGIYLSESKETRVRVAKCGNAYCGTIVSVQGEAKDVNNPDPNLRGRNLVGVQMITDIRPSGDGFTGQLYNYKDGKTYTGKMSFKGGNAMQLSGCILGGLICRSQTWTKIN, encoded by the coding sequence ATGAAGCCTGCCGTTCTCGCCGCCACCCTCGGCCTCGCCGTCCTGGCCGGGCCAGCCCTGGCGCAATCCGCCGACCCGAGCGGCATCTATCTCAGCGAGAGCAAGGAGACCCGGGTGAGGGTCGCGAAATGCGGCAACGCCTATTGCGGCACCATCGTCTCCGTCCAGGGCGAGGCCAAGGACGTGAACAACCCGGACCCGAACCTGAGGGGCCGCAACCTCGTCGGGGTCCAGATGATCACCGACATCCGGCCCTCCGGCGACGGCTTCACCGGCCAGCTCTACAACTACAAGGACGGAAAGACCTATACCGGCAAGATGAGCTTCAAGGGCGGAAATGCCATGCAGCTCTCCGGCTGCATCCTCGGCGGCCTCATCTGCCGCTCGCAGACCTGGACGAAGATCAATTGA
- the ndk gene encoding nucleoside-diphosphate kinase, with translation MAIERTFSIIKPDATERNLTGAINALIEKSGLRIVAQKRILMSRREAETFYAVHKERPFFGELVDFMTSGPVVVQVLEGENAVVRYREIMGATNPESAAEGTIRKLYAKSIGENSVHGSDSQENAKIEIAQFFSGNEIVG, from the coding sequence ATGGCCATCGAGCGCACCTTCTCCATCATCAAGCCCGACGCGACCGAGCGGAACCTGACCGGCGCCATCAACGCCCTCATCGAGAAATCCGGGCTGCGCATCGTGGCCCAGAAGCGCATTCTCATGTCCCGCCGGGAGGCCGAGACCTTCTACGCGGTTCACAAGGAGCGCCCCTTCTTCGGCGAGCTCGTGGACTTCATGACCTCCGGCCCGGTCGTCGTGCAGGTGCTCGAGGGCGAGAACGCAGTCGTCCGCTATCGCGAGATCATGGGCGCCACCAACCCGGAGAGCGCCGCCGAGGGCACGATCCGCAAGCTCTATGCCAAGTCCATCGGCGAGAACTCGGTCCACGGCTCCGACAGCCAGGAGAACGCCAAGATCGAGATCGCCCAGTTCTTCTCGGGCAACGAGATCGTCGGCTGA
- a CDS encoding molybdopterin-containing oxidoreductase family protein yields MNQSPRIERRPSVCPHDCPSTCSLDVEVIDGRSIGRVHGARSNSYTAGVICAKVARYAERIHHPERLLYPMQRTGPKGSGQFERISWDEALDAVAEAFLRAEAGFGPQSVWPYYYAGTMGYVMRDGINRLRNVKRYSGQYSTICTATAYTGFVAGTGRLAGPDPREMAKADCVVIWGTNAVHTQVNVMTHALRARKERGAKIVAIDIYMNATMKQADMALLVKPGTDGALACAVMHVLFRDGYADRAYLARYTDRPEEFEAHLQSRDPHWAAAITGLSVEEIEAFAQLVGERRRTYFRLGFGFARQRNGTVNMHAASCIPAVTGAWQYEGGGAFHSNGAIYRWNKTMIEALDVADTTVRRLDQSQIGRVLTGDAEALFHGPPVKAMLIQNTNPVSVAPEQELVKKGFAREDLFVCVHEQFMTETALMADIVLPATMFMEHDDLYSAGGHQHFQLGPKLVEPPGECRSNHEVIRAIARRVGASHPGFEMEPRELIDWTLRHSGWGSIEDLEREVHRDVQPAFREAHYLDGFAYPDGRFRFKPDWTRIPSGNNGPMGPWTALPAFPDHWPVTEEATGEHPFRLATSPARNFLNSSFNETPTSRAKEGRPEVMIHPLDAAPFAIADGDWVVLRNRRGEVYLRARLFDGVRRGVLIAEGIWPNAAHPYGRGINTLTGADQVAPYGGAAFHDNRVALAKAEPGRGFPLPEAGAAEAEPAVV; encoded by the coding sequence ATGAATCAGAGCCCGCGCATCGAGCGTCGCCCCTCCGTCTGCCCGCATGACTGCCCGTCGACCTGCTCCCTCGACGTGGAGGTGATCGACGGGCGCTCCATCGGGCGCGTGCACGGTGCCAGGAGCAACAGCTACACGGCGGGGGTGATCTGCGCCAAGGTCGCCCGCTATGCGGAGCGCATCCACCACCCGGAGCGGCTGCTTTACCCCATGCAGCGCACGGGCCCGAAAGGATCCGGGCAGTTCGAGCGCATCTCCTGGGACGAGGCGCTGGATGCGGTCGCCGAGGCCTTTCTCCGGGCCGAGGCCGGGTTCGGCCCGCAATCCGTCTGGCCCTATTACTACGCGGGCACCATGGGCTACGTGATGCGCGACGGCATCAACCGCCTGCGCAACGTGAAGAGATATTCCGGCCAGTATTCCACCATCTGCACGGCGACCGCCTATACGGGCTTCGTGGCGGGCACGGGCAGGCTCGCGGGCCCCGACCCGCGCGAGATGGCGAAGGCGGACTGCGTGGTGATCTGGGGCACGAACGCGGTGCACACCCAGGTCAACGTGATGACGCACGCCCTGCGCGCCCGCAAGGAACGCGGCGCCAAGATCGTCGCCATCGACATCTACATGAACGCCACCATGAAGCAGGCGGACATGGCGCTGCTCGTGAAGCCAGGTACCGATGGCGCGCTTGCCTGCGCGGTGATGCACGTGCTGTTCCGGGACGGCTATGCGGACCGCGCCTACCTTGCGCGCTATACCGACCGTCCGGAGGAGTTCGAGGCCCATCTGCAGAGCCGCGATCCGCATTGGGCGGCCGCGATCACGGGCCTGAGCGTCGAGGAGATCGAAGCCTTCGCGCAGCTCGTGGGCGAGCGCCGCCGCACCTATTTCCGCCTCGGCTTCGGCTTCGCGCGCCAGCGCAACGGCACCGTGAACATGCACGCGGCCTCCTGCATCCCGGCCGTCACGGGGGCATGGCAGTACGAGGGCGGCGGCGCCTTCCACAGCAACGGCGCGATCTATCGCTGGAACAAGACGATGATCGAGGCGCTCGACGTCGCCGACACGACCGTGCGCCGGCTCGACCAGTCCCAGATCGGCCGCGTCCTCACCGGCGACGCGGAGGCGCTGTTCCACGGGCCGCCCGTCAAGGCCATGCTGATCCAGAACACCAACCCGGTCTCCGTCGCCCCGGAGCAGGAGCTGGTGAAGAAGGGCTTCGCCCGCGAGGACCTTTTCGTGTGCGTGCACGAACAGTTCATGACCGAGACCGCGCTCATGGCGGACATCGTGCTGCCCGCGACCATGTTCATGGAGCACGACGACCTTTATTCGGCGGGCGGGCACCAGCATTTCCAGCTCGGTCCCAAGCTCGTGGAGCCGCCGGGGGAATGCCGCTCCAACCACGAGGTGATCCGCGCCATCGCCCGGCGCGTCGGCGCGTCGCATCCCGGCTTCGAGATGGAGCCGCGCGAGCTGATCGACTGGACCCTGAGGCATTCCGGCTGGGGATCCATCGAGGACCTGGAGCGCGAGGTGCACAGGGACGTGCAGCCCGCCTTCCGCGAGGCGCATTACCTCGACGGCTTCGCCTATCCGGACGGCCGATTCCGCTTCAAGCCGGACTGGACGCGCATTCCCTCGGGCAACAACGGGCCCATGGGGCCGTGGACCGCGCTCCCCGCCTTTCCCGACCATTGGCCCGTGACGGAGGAGGCGACCGGCGAGCATCCGTTCCGCCTCGCCACGAGCCCGGCCCGGAACTTCCTGAACTCCTCCTTCAACGAGACCCCGACCTCGCGGGCGAAGGAGGGGCGGCCGGAGGTGATGATCCATCCCCTCGACGCGGCGCCGTTCGCCATCGCGGACGGGGACTGGGTGGTCCTCCGGAACCGGCGCGGCGAGGTGTATCTGCGCGCGCGCCTCTTCGACGGTGTGCGCCGCGGGGTGCTGATCGCGGAAGGCATCTGGCCGAACGCGGCGCATCCCTACGGGCGCGGCATCAACACGCTCACCGGCGCGGATCAGGTCGCGCCCTACGGTGGCGCCGCGTTCCACGACAACCGGGTGGCGCTGGCGAAGGCGGAGCCGGGGCGCGGCTTCCCGCTGCCGGAGGCCGGTGCGGCGGAGGCGGAGCCCGCCGTTGTCTAA
- the purN gene encoding phosphoribosylglycinamide formyltransferase — MTCRRIAILISGRGSNMVSLIEAARGADFPGEIALVLSNRPDAGGLERARAAGIEALAIDHKAYSTRESFEQALDAALRERAIDFICLAGFMRVLTSWFVGRWEGRMINIHPSLLPLFRGTHTHRRALEEGVLVHGCTVHFVVPELDAGPIVAQAAVPVVPGDTEDSLAVRVLAQEHLLYPQALRMICEGRARLDGGRVVFAEGWSADGALRSPR, encoded by the coding sequence ATGACCTGCCGCCGCATCGCCATCCTGATCTCCGGGCGCGGCTCCAACATGGTCTCGCTCATCGAAGCGGCGCGCGGTGCCGACTTCCCGGGCGAGATCGCGCTCGTTCTGTCGAACCGGCCGGACGCGGGCGGGCTGGAGCGCGCGAGAGCGGCCGGGATCGAGGCCCTCGCCATCGACCACAAGGCCTATTCCACCCGCGAGAGCTTCGAGCAGGCCCTCGATGCGGCCCTCCGCGAGCGCGCCATCGACTTCATCTGCCTCGCGGGCTTCATGCGTGTGCTCACCTCCTGGTTCGTGGGGCGCTGGGAAGGCCGGATGATCAACATCCATCCCTCCCTCCTGCCGCTCTTCCGCGGCACGCACACCCATAGGCGCGCTCTGGAAGAAGGCGTGCTGGTGCACGGCTGCACGGTGCATTTCGTCGTGCCGGAGCTGGATGCCGGGCCCATCGTCGCCCAGGCGGCCGTGCCGGTCGTCCCCGGCGACACGGAGGACAGCCTCGCGGTCCGGGTCCTGGCGCAGGAGCACCTGCTCTACCCCCAGGCCCTGCGCATGATCTGCGAGGGCCGCGCGCGGCTCGACGGCGGACGGGTCGTGTTCGCGGAAGGCTGGAGCGCCGACGGGGCATTGCGTTCGCCCCGTTGA
- the purM gene encoding phosphoribosylformylglycinamidine cyclo-ligase: protein MSEKKRDGLTYAQAGVDIDAGNAMVDRIKPLVRATRRPGADAEIGGFGGLFDLKAAGFKDPILVAANDGVGTKVKIAIDTGIHDTIGIDLVAMCVNDIVVQGAEPLLFLDYFATGKLEPEVGVAIVKGIADGCRLAGCALIGGETAEMPGLYARGDYDLAGFAVGAAERGTLLPKAVAAGDVLIGLPSSGVHSNGFSLVRRIVEVSGLAWDAPAPFAPERSLAQALLEPTRIYVKSLLAALRSGGGINALCHITGGGFPDNIPRVLPEGIGVRLDLDAIPVPPVFGWLAATGGVAEAEMLRTFNCGIGMIAVAAADQADAVAARLREAGENPVRIGETIAHEGGERVATAGRLALP, encoded by the coding sequence ATGAGCGAGAAGAAGCGGGACGGGCTCACCTATGCCCAGGCGGGCGTCGACATCGACGCGGGCAATGCCATGGTCGACCGGATCAAGCCTCTGGTGCGCGCCACGCGCCGGCCGGGGGCCGATGCGGAGATCGGCGGGTTCGGGGGGCTGTTCGACCTGAAGGCCGCCGGGTTCAAGGATCCGATCCTGGTGGCCGCCAACGACGGGGTCGGCACCAAGGTGAAGATCGCCATCGACACCGGCATCCACGACACCATCGGCATCGATCTCGTGGCCATGTGCGTGAACGACATCGTGGTCCAGGGGGCCGAGCCGCTCCTGTTCCTCGACTATTTCGCGACTGGCAAGCTGGAGCCGGAGGTCGGCGTCGCCATCGTGAAGGGCATCGCCGATGGCTGCCGGCTGGCGGGATGCGCGCTCATCGGCGGCGAGACCGCCGAAATGCCGGGGCTCTACGCCCGGGGCGACTACGACCTCGCGGGCTTCGCCGTCGGCGCCGCCGAGCGCGGCACCCTGCTGCCGAAGGCGGTCGCGGCCGGGGACGTCCTCATCGGCCTTCCCTCCTCCGGCGTCCACTCCAACGGCTTCTCCCTCGTGCGCCGGATCGTCGAGGTGTCGGGCCTCGCCTGGGACGCGCCCGCGCCCTTCGCGCCGGAGCGCAGCCTCGCCCAGGCCCTCCTCGAACCGACCCGGATCTACGTGAAGAGCCTCCTTGCCGCCCTCCGGTCCGGCGGGGGCATCAACGCGCTCTGCCACATCACCGGCGGCGGCTTTCCCGACAACATTCCCCGTGTCCTGCCCGAAGGCATCGGCGTGCGGCTCGACCTCGACGCCATTCCCGTCCCGCCGGTCTTCGGCTGGCTGGCGGCGACCGGCGGGGTCGCGGAGGCCGAGATGCTGCGCACCTTCAATTGCGGCATCGGCATGATCGCGGTCGCGGCGGCCGACCAAGCCGACGCCGTCGCGGCGCGGCTGCGCGAGGCCGGCGAGAATCCGGTGCGGATCGGCGAGACCATCGCCCACGAGGGCGGCGAGCGGGTCGCAACCGCGGGACGCCTGGCGCTCCCATGA
- a CDS encoding 2OG-Fe(II) oxygenase: protein MQTIDLNAVRNAKTSKEPYDFLLADHLLKADVIDDLRRDFPDIEKPGYLTVDEVKLHGRFKTLIEELEGPELTEELSKKFGLNLHQYPRLTTIMKRSQPKYGAIHTDGPSKVMTMLVYMNDEWNQGDGGRLRVLYDGQNFEPYALEVPPTMGTMFAFLRSDNSWHGHRPFVGERRVVQIAWVKSQADVDRKKKHNKVAQFFKGIFGR from the coding sequence ATGCAAACCATCGATCTGAATGCCGTCCGCAACGCCAAGACCTCGAAGGAGCCCTATGACTTCCTTCTGGCGGATCATCTTCTCAAGGCGGACGTCATCGACGACCTGCGGCGCGACTTCCCCGATATCGAGAAGCCCGGCTACCTCACCGTGGACGAGGTGAAGCTCCACGGCCGCTTCAAGACCCTGATCGAAGAGCTGGAGGGCCCGGAGCTGACGGAGGAGCTGTCGAAGAAGTTCGGCCTCAACCTGCACCAGTACCCGCGCCTGACCACCATCATGAAGCGGTCGCAGCCGAAATACGGCGCGATCCACACCGACGGCCCGTCCAAGGTCATGACCATGCTCGTCTACATGAACGACGAGTGGAACCAGGGCGACGGCGGCCGCCTGCGGGTCCTCTACGACGGCCAGAACTTCGAGCCCTACGCGCTCGAGGTGCCGCCCACCATGGGCACCATGTTCGCCTTCCTCCGCTCCGACAATTCCTGGCACGGCCACCGGCCCTTCGTGGGCGAGCGCCGGGTGGTTCAGATCGCCTGGGTCAAGAGCCAGGCCGACGTGGACCGCAAGAAGAAGCACAACAAGGTGGCCCAGTTCTTCAAGGGCATCTTCGGACGTTAA